agaaaaaatctgtaatttcaccaaatatttaagacaattaaagAGCAAAACCTCTCCATCAAGCTACTTTTGCATAGGCAAGTCACATGAACATCCTGTGTACTCCCTTTTGAATTAATGCTTTACGACATTTCCTAGGGCAACATAGTTATCATAACTAAAAGCAGTGGCAAGAAGTCTGTTAGTAGTCTCAGACTAGCTCCAGAGTGTTGCCAGAAGTCACTCCTTATCATAAGTGAGACCAGGAGGCCTCTGCTTCCATAGTAAGAAGCAGCAGAATTTCTGAAGGGGAAGAGATGTAGAACTCTTCTTAAAACAGATGGTTGCTAGCTTTTCCACTTATGCGAGAGATGAGCTaggttttaaaaagatgaaaaaataactcTTTACCACAAGATCTTCCAGGGAAGAGCCATCACTGATAACAAGGTCATTAAATTGGTCTTGGATTTGGTCCATAGTTTGTGGGAGATCTCGAGCTGGAATAAACCACTCatgttcctcttcttcttccagcATTTCTTGGAAACAGCGTTCAATAAATTCTTCTTCCCATAACTCCTCTTCTATCtggatttataataaataaagggTAATTTATAGCATACTTGGTAAGATGACATCACTAGAAAAGGCTTAAAGAATCTTGAACTAAACCATTTGAAAACATAATGTCATAccttcctcctttgtttctgtgctaaggaaaaaaaaaatcttttccataaGACCTGGAAAGATCTGTTAAGGGTTTTGCTATGTCTTTACTTGTCACagcagaatattctttttttccactgAGGGTGGCAGGGAAGAAGTAACAAAGAAGTGTTCTCATGGAGGAATGTGTATCAGAATTACCTATGATACTTCTAAAACTATACAAACCCTAAATCCACTCAAAAATGACTGGAAAAACAAATCTTTGGgtaggacttccctagtggcacagtggttaagaatccacctgccaatgcaggggacacgggttcgagccctggtccgggaagatcccatgtgccgcagagcaactaagcctgcgccacaactactaagcctgcactctagagcccgagagccacaactactgagccctcgcaccacaactactgaagtccgcacacctagagcccatgctccacaacaggagaagccactgcaatgagaaggctgcacacgacaatgaaaagtagcccccgctctccgcaactagaaaaagccctcatgcagcaacgaagacccaacgcagccaaaaatttaaaaaaaaaaaaaaaaaaaattatttggaggaTAGGGTCAGCAACTAAACATTCTCACTGAAATAAGACTACATTGCTTTACTCTTGAATATATATAACTGGATATGGTGTAATCAAGCTGGCTACTAATTATCAAAGCCAGGATCAGAGAGAAACTAGATGAAAGGTAGAAACAAGTACCAGAAATATGGGAATAAAAGACATCTATCAACGTATGAGAGTTCTCTAAAAGAACAGTGGTGTCAGATTTTGAGGCTGATCAGAATGAGAACCTTACATGAAAAACAGTACAATCTGTACCCCAGTACCTGTGCCCATCTGCTCCTGATTCCAGCTCTCCTGACTTTCACTGCAATAGAAcaatctgactggtgtaaggtagTGGTTTCCAAACCTAATTGCTCACTGGAACCACCTGGGagcttttagaaaacacatttcccaggctccaccctaaatccttctgaatcagaatctctcgGTGGGACCCCGAAAAAAGCTCCCTAGATTATTTCAGTGAGCAGTTAAACCTGGTAGTAATCAGCATCCAACTAAAATAGGAGTGGTGGCACATAAATCCATGTATTTCATATATAAGGGACCAGGTGAAAAACGCATTTCAGGGAAaagtacatttatattatttggCAGCTGTCACAGGCTACAATAAAAGAGCATGTTTATACACAAAACTAACTTGTCTGTTGAATTCCTCTTCATTTTCCATCCACATGTACTCTGCAAATGGATTGTCATCTTCATGAGAATGACCGTTAATAATCACATCTTCATTGATGATGCTTGGGCTAGTACTGCTGCGACTTGGATCTTTCATGGCTGGTGTTAGATATAGTTTTTAACCTTAAAAGAAGAACAATACAGTTAATCTAGTCAGTCATTCTTTCAGTTCTTAGTGAGCATCTATTATTACCAGCCATCATGATTAGGTATTAGATGTACATGATATATTAATGCACATGATAAACACAGCAATTGGaaagctttgtttttctcctaaatgattttaatgtttaagaaatagctgagagggcttccctggtggcgcagtggttgcgcgtccgcctgccgatgca
The Physeter macrocephalus isolate SW-GA chromosome 8, ASM283717v5, whole genome shotgun sequence genome window above contains:
- the PAIP2 gene encoding polyadenylate-binding protein-interacting protein 2, with translation MKDPSRSSTSPSIINEDVIINGHSHEDDNPFAEYMWMENEEEFNRQIEEELWEEEFIERCFQEMLEEEEEHEWFIPARDLPQTMDQIQDQFNDLVISDGSSLEDLVVKSNLNPNAKEFVPGVKY